Proteins found in one uncultured Methanobrevibacter sp. genomic segment:
- the glnA gene encoding type I glutamate--ammonia ligase yields the protein MSAKDKKLDQIIKTIEVNDIKFLKLEFSDIHGLPKSMAVPLKKADDVEDIVNDGLLFDGSSVAGLASINDSDLLAKPDIDTFSTIPWRPESKGTSRFICDIFTTDGKPYDGDPRGVLKKSLQLAEKRGYQFNMGPEPEFFIIKGDEDGNYVPADEAEYFDVEPLDQGTDIRREIVLGLEKLDFNVEVSHHEVAAGQHEVDFKYADALKTADAVITFKEAVKALVNKLGFKATFMPKPFMGINGSGMHCNQSLFKNGENIFYDPDGENQISQEALYFIGGLLEHAPALSSILSPTVNSYKRLVPGYEAPCYIAYGFKNRSTLLRIPASRGLGTRIECRSADPSCNPYLAFAVLLEAGLDGMDNKIDPGEPTEENLFAYTEDEIAEKGISSLPTSLWEAYHSLEEDEVVKNALGEKVFNQFYAIKRAEWDAYRIQVFDYERDEYLNV from the coding sequence ATGTCAGCAAAAGATAAAAAATTAGACCAAATAATTAAAACAATCGAAGTAAACGATATAAAATTCCTTAAACTGGAATTTTCAGATATACATGGGTTACCGAAAAGTATGGCAGTACCACTCAAAAAAGCTGATGACGTTGAGGATATTGTAAACGACGGACTGCTTTTTGACGGTTCATCTGTTGCAGGATTAGCTTCAATCAATGACAGTGACCTTCTGGCAAAACCCGACATTGACACATTCTCAACAATTCCATGGAGACCTGAATCAAAAGGTACAAGCAGGTTTATATGTGATATTTTCACTACAGATGGAAAACCATATGACGGTGATCCAAGAGGAGTACTTAAAAAATCATTACAGTTAGCTGAAAAAAGAGGATATCAGTTCAATATGGGTCCTGAACCTGAATTTTTCATCATAAAAGGGGATGAAGACGGAAACTACGTCCCTGCAGATGAAGCAGAATACTTTGATGTTGAACCATTGGATCAGGGTACTGATATCAGAAGGGAAATCGTTTTAGGACTTGAAAAACTTGACTTCAATGTGGAAGTAAGCCACCACGAAGTTGCAGCAGGCCAGCACGAAGTTGACTTCAAATATGCAGATGCTTTAAAAACAGCAGATGCTGTAATTACATTTAAAGAAGCAGTAAAAGCACTTGTAAACAAACTAGGTTTTAAAGCAACATTCATGCCGAAACCTTTCATGGGAATCAACGGTAGCGGAATGCACTGTAACCAGAGTCTTTTCAAAAACGGTGAAAACATATTCTACGACCCTGACGGAGAAAATCAAATCTCACAGGAAGCATTATACTTCATCGGAGGATTACTTGAACATGCACCTGCATTGTCATCAATTCTCTCACCGACAGTCAACTCCTACAAACGTTTAGTACCAGGTTATGAAGCACCATGCTACATAGCTTACGGATTTAAAAACAGATCAACATTATTAAGAATCCCTGCATCTAGAGGACTGGGAACAAGAATTGAATGCAGATCCGCTGACCCGTCATGTAACCCGTACCTTGCATTTGCAGTACTTCTTGAAGCTGGTCTTGACGGTATGGACAATAAGATTGACCCTGGTGAACCTACTGAAGAAAACCTTTTTGCATACACTGAAGATGAAATTGCAGAAAAAGGAATCAGTAGCCTTCCAACAAGTTTATGGGAAGCATATCATTCACTTGAAGAGGATGAAGTTGTTAAAAACGCTTTAGGTGAAAAAGTATTCAATCAGTTCTACGCTATCAAAAGAGCAGAATGGGATGCTTACAGGATACAGGTATTTGATTATGAAAGGGATGAATACTTAAACGTATAA
- a CDS encoding MFS transporter, producing MPQTTLDARTRNLILILFLIGVFMGSLDTGIIGPVLPSIEQTFNLTSRESSWIFTLFVIAFMIGSPIMAKFSDFYGRKKIFILDVLFFAVGSALIAFSANMEMILIGRVIQGFGCGGIFPVGGAFIGDAFPLEERGRALGILGSVFGISAIGGPLVGAALIPFGWHWCFTINIPIAVFIIVFAAYILPDMENERKLKIDYPGIVLLSLLAVFLSYGLNQIDSNNFVNSVLSLNVAPFLVMFIILLPVFVMVEKRAEESIVAIHLLKNKEITIACIETLAYGLIYSSVIFIPSLVIISMGLNDQMASLMLIPILGANAVAAPVIGRILDTVGSRMIMAAGTIILAVGLIVIALYPDNFILFIVAGCLAGVGMVTIIGAPLRYIVLSEAKSHERGAGQAIVNMLSSVGQLIGGALIGGVIASFSGIFGYKTSLILASVVSVIAFIFTLKLKSRDEQIQTMKENA from the coding sequence ATGCCGCAAACTACATTAGACGCCAGAACAAGAAATCTGATTTTAATACTGTTTTTGATAGGGGTGTTTATGGGCTCACTTGACACCGGAATAATCGGTCCCGTGCTTCCGTCAATAGAACAGACTTTTAATCTCACAAGCAGGGAATCAAGCTGGATATTTACACTTTTTGTAATTGCATTCATGATAGGCTCACCTATTATGGCAAAGTTTTCAGATTTTTACGGCCGTAAAAAGATTTTCATTCTTGATGTGCTGTTTTTTGCTGTTGGTTCTGCGCTTATTGCATTTTCAGCAAATATGGAAATGATTCTGATTGGAAGAGTAATACAGGGCTTTGGATGCGGAGGAATATTTCCTGTAGGAGGGGCATTCATCGGCGATGCATTTCCACTTGAAGAGCGAGGAAGGGCATTGGGAATTTTAGGAAGTGTATTTGGAATTTCTGCCATTGGAGGACCTTTGGTTGGCGCTGCACTGATTCCTTTCGGATGGCACTGGTGTTTTACAATCAATATTCCTATTGCAGTTTTCATTATTGTATTTGCAGCATATATTCTTCCGGATATGGAAAATGAAAGAAAGCTTAAAATCGATTATCCGGGAATTGTACTTTTAAGTCTTCTTGCGGTATTTCTCTCATACGGTTTAAATCAGATTGATTCAAATAATTTTGTAAATAGTGTTTTATCGCTAAATGTAGCTCCGTTTCTTGTAATGTTTATTATTCTGCTGCCTGTTTTTGTAATGGTTGAAAAAAGGGCAGAAGAATCCATTGTAGCAATACATCTTTTGAAAAATAAGGAAATAACAATTGCATGCATTGAGACTCTGGCTTATGGTCTGATTTATTCTTCAGTAATTTTCATCCCTTCACTGGTAATTATTTCAATGGGTTTAAATGATCAGATGGCAAGTCTGATGCTTATTCCGATTTTGGGAGCCAATGCAGTAGCAGCTCCAGTTATAGGAAGGATTCTTGATACAGTTGGTTCACGTATGATTATGGCAGCCGGAACCATAATACTGGCCGTCGGTTTAATAGTCATTGCATTGTATCCTGATAATTTCATATTGTTTATAGTTGCAGGCTGTCTGGCAGGTGTAGGTATGGTTACAATCATAGGAGCTCCTTTAAGGTACATTGTTTTAAGTGAAGCAAAATCCCATGAAAGGGGTGCCGGTCAGGCTATCGTCAATATGCTTTCAAGTGTTGGACAGTTAATAGGTGGTGCATTAATAGGTGGTGTTATCGCTTCATTTTCAGGAATATTCGGATATAAAACAAGTCTCATTTTAGCTTCGGTTGTTTCTGTTATCGCATTTATATTTACATTGAAACTGAAGTCTCGTGATGAGCAGATTCAAACCATGAAAGAAAATGCCTGA